CCTTCGAgatcagaagaaaggaaaggggacgGGAAAGAATACAGAGTGCTGATTcaaagagattaaaaaacaaacaaaagcaggtaGACTCCTCAGTCAAGGCAGTcctctaattaaaaacaaacaaactacctaGCCTTTTGGGCTGGCTGAACCCCCGGTGAAGGTGCTTGCCGAGGGCAACTGGTGGGAATCCAGAAAAGGACCCAAAAAGCCGtaccccttccccccaaaacCAGGCTCTGCTACAGCACTTTCCCAATTTCTTTCGCTCTGCATTCAAAGTTTAGACAGGATGAGCAGGACTTTGGCAAAGAGCGTTGACCGAGGCAGAGGTCAGCCCCACAGGTGCGGCAGCTGCGTGGGGAGGGAGACTTGGCAGATGTCCACGCAGGCCTCCCCCGGCCTGGCACGTGGACTCGAAGGCTGCTCCCGGGGTTTCCAGCGCAACATCTGGGCGCGCTGTAGCCCGGGAGGAGACGGATGGAGTGGCTGGTCAGTGGCGGGCCAGCTCGGGGAGGTTCCTGTCCCCCTCCACCGTCGGAGCGCCACGGATGCCTGGGAGTTGATGAGAACCAAGGCGGCTGAGAAGCCCCTAGGCGCCGGGGCGGGGCGGCCGCAGCCCGCTGACCAGCGGGGAGGAGGGGCGCCGAGGTCCTCGGTGGCGTGAGGGCGGGGCCGGGGGCTGGGACCCCGCGGGAGGGAGCGCCGCGCCCGCCGCGCTGCCATTGGCCGGGAAGCCCTGGAGCAGGCGAGGGGGGAGGAGGCGGCGCTCCATTGGTCGGGCTCGCTGGCCAATCCCTGGAGGCCCCGGGGGTAGGGGGGGGGGAGACCAGGCTGGGGGCAGAGCGTGCGGAGCCGCGGAGCGGGCAGCGAGCAGGGCAGCCGGTCCCAGTCCAGAGCGACCCGGAGCCTCCGCGGGACTCGAGTCCTAGCGAACCTCGAAGCATCATCCGCGTCCGTCTGCGGCGTTCCGGCTTCTCCGGCGCCGCGCAGGAGAGCGAGCTCGTGCATCACCCGCGCGGCCGCCGCTGGGGCTAAGAGCAGGGACACCGAGGGTGACTGACCGCTAGAACCCGAGCACAGCCCTTTCCAGTCGTCCAAACAGCCATGACCCACTTCAACAAGGGCCCTTCCTACGGGCTCTCCGCCGAAGTTAAGAACAAGGTACGCGCGCGGGCGGGCTGGGGGTCTGCCGCGGCGGTGGGGGCGCTGCGAGCCGCCGCGGAGAGACGTCGAGGCTGCGGGAGAGAGAGATGCTCCTCGACTCGCGGAGCCTGGCTCGCACGCGTTGGTGCTGGCTTTGTTCCCGCGCCGCGGCCCCGGCGGGCGGTGGGGTTCCCGG
This region of Mus caroli chromosome 3, CAROLI_EIJ_v1.1, whole genome shotgun sequence genomic DNA includes:
- the LOC110291018 gene encoding serine/arginine repetitive matrix protein 1-like; its protein translation is MHELALLRGAGEAGTPQTDADDASRFARTRVPRRLRVALDWDRLPCSLPAPRLRTLCPQPGLPPPYPRGLQGLASEPDQWSAASSPLACSRASRPMAARRARRSLPRGPSPRPRPHATEDLGAPPPRWSAGCGRPAPAPRGFSAALVLINSQASVALRRWRGTGTSPSWPATDQPLHPSPPGLQRAQMLRWKPREQPSSPRARPGEACVDICQVSLPTQLPHLWG